cccctcacaagGGTTGACCAATACATTTGAGtcactggattcctttaacagaatactcttcacatagggatggtgagagcgttcccccatccttatcacctgaaccagtgcctatccgcaaacttacaagttgtgacaatttgctacatggcaggcgaaccCCAAAtggcactagccaatcagccaagtggggaaaattcctgctgtgcccctgtcccaatgacagacgacacacgacggcatagcaatgtcaagtgcacaagccctaaaagtagggcaaggtgggtgggtgttccgatgcacacaccgaaagaggaagctctgggtcaagtgcataggtatttataggtcccttgatccatttgacccaggtggcgaagggacccaggtggcgaaggtgggacccaggtggcgctgtgggttaaaccacagagtctagggtttgctaatcagaaggccagcagttcaaatccctgcaacggggtgagctcccgttgctcggtcccagctcctgccagttcaaaagcacatcaaagtgcaagtagataaatagggaccgctccggcgggaaggtaaacgacgtttccgtgcactgctctggttcgccagaagcagctttgtcatgctggccacatgaccctgaagctgtctgcggacaagcggcggctccctcggcctatagagcaagatgagcgccgcaaccccagagtcggacacgactggacctgatggtcaggggcccctttacctttaccttgatccatttagcctgtgtcccattggcctgattgaaccctggatcaagggacctaccaattgggtgttgtggctatccaatcatacccacccacaacacagggtttggttgccaggtctcaccgcaacacatgccctctttaagggaggacctgatttctttcgTAGGTGGATTAGATGCATTCACAAGGTTCCTGAAAAGTGAGTTTAGTGAAGAGAACATTGAATTTTGGATGGCATGTGAAGATTACAAGAAGAACACGGAAGCGTCCCAACTCTCACTCAAAGCAAAGACCATTTATGAGACCTTCATAGAAAAAGAAGCTCCGAAAGAGGTATAGTGAAAACGATCCTTTTGACGCAATCTGACTTGCATAAGTTAAAAAATATTCAGGCAGCAAGTGGGAGGAAAAACCTCTGACAGTAAGAGAAAACAATAGCAGGCAAGATGGACAAATAAACTGACCTAGATGAAACCCCAAACCAACTTGTTAgggtgtaagccccattgaacacagtgggacctaaatctgagtaaaaatgcatggCCTTGCACAGCGCTTAACCTTCTCTGAGTCTGCACGGCGGCCacagtttgaaaacatgtcagGAAAATTATAGCACATGCGATCACAACAGCATCAATGGAAAGTACAAATATTCTCTATGTGCCCATATGCATCTGCCTATATTTGATGCTAGTACATTAGAATTATTTTTCGTCAGTCTGCTAAACTCATAATTATAGATGCAATTAGTATTACATACAAACCATTCCTATTACGTTGCCAAGATTTCAAATTATAAACCAAACGAATAAAACAAATCACCAGTTTAAACACAGCATTGAAGTAATAATCATAATGCTATAAGCATCTAAAAATTGATTACAGATTTATTAAAAAGATGGTACTAATGATGGTGTATTAGTGACACATCACATGTAAACAAATATACACACACTTGATGTTTCAGTCCAGGTTCTTAATTGTATCTTACTAGCAAAATGCCCGTCATGTCAAGTAGGGAAGACctgcatattgttgttgttgtttagtcgtttagtcgtgtccgactcttcgtgaccccatggaccatagcactccaggcactcctgtcctccactgcctcccgcagtttggtcaaacacatgttcgtaacttcgagaacactgtccaaccatctcgtcctctgccatcctcttctcctagtgccctcaatctttcccagcatcagggaaagattctcatgaggtggccaaagtattggagcctcagcttcaggttctgtccttccagtgagcactcagggctgatttccttcagaatggataggtttgatcttcttgcagtccatgggactctcaagagtctcctccagtaccataattcaaaagcatcaattcttcggggatcagccttctatatagtccagctctcacttccatacatcaccactgggaaaaccatagctttaactatacggacctttgtcagcaaggtgatgcctctgctttttaagatgctgtctaggtttttcattggttttctcccaagaagcaggcgtcttttaatttcgtgactgctgtcaccatctgcagtgatcaaggagcacaagaaagtaaaatctctcactgcctccatttcttccccttctatttgccaggaggtgatgggaccagtggccatgatcttggtttttttgatgttgagcttcagaccatattttgcactctcctctttcaccctcattaaaaggttctttaattcttcctcactttctgccatcaaggttgtgtcatctgcatacctgaggttgttgatatttcttccggcaatcttaattccggcttgggattcatctaaacagggagacaatatacaaccttgtaatactcctttcccagttttgaaccaatcagttgttccatatccagttctaactgtagcttcttgtatTAGCATATCTTATTATAGGAGACAGCCTCCATCCCTATGTACAGTACTGCCATGACTTGTACAATCAAGCAGCGAGTCTCTTTGCCCCAATTGGATTGGGAAAAAGAGTTCTTCAACCCCATTGACACCTTCTTCTCATGAAGACTCACCGGTCATCTTCCAGAAGTAATATGACATCTTGTTCCCAATGTGCTTTTGACAGTCCAAGGTAGAATGAAATAAtttacacattccccccccccccgttcaaacTCAAAAGTTTTTTGTTAGAAGTCCAATAAAACTTGGACAAATATATTGCACTGAGACATATTGCAATCCTCCCCCAACTCATGTGGTCTGTGTCGCTAAAGGACAAACCACACCGCCTGTTGGGTACACTGTTAAGTTATCATCCCAAGCCCAATGAAACATTATCCCCACATGTAGCAGTATATTTTGCTTATTACTGAAATCCACTTTAGGCTCTTTGGCTGGGAAACAGCATATCGATAACAGGAGAAAATACCTTTTTCCTGGTAGGAGTCAATGCCAGTCATTCAGTTTCTGtggcagaaaataaaaagagtgcCCCTGCCGTTGTGCATCCCAGTGTGAGACAGACTGTGCTTCCTTTTAACTGCACCTCAAATTTCTAGCCTCATGCAGTTCATGGGAGCCAGTGTCCCTTCCCCTAACTTTATAgcccaaattcatggaggaaaaagaTATCAGTGGTGACTAGTCATATATGTCACATCCAGCTCCAAAGGTAGTATAATTATTGCATAGATGTTAGGGGGTGTGTCTTCCAcccctcccaattaacctccgtctccagggTTCAGTGGCAGGAGGGAGCACAGAGGAAGAATAATGAAAGCACCAGGGTCTGCCCACAGTGACATCACCAGGGGGCCacccctaggtctcaggtttgagccctgaaatctcagggtgtGGGGTGTTCCTGGCctgaatagcagctgctgggaAAACAACAATGGAGGAAGGCTACAACacacatgtcctgcttgtgggggtATCCTTTGGGCCACATGGGaaagcaggaagctggactagatgggcctttcatCTGTCACCCCCATGTTGATAGGGGTCATGTGACTGCCTAATATCCCATGCTCCTTATGATGTGTTTTTACCATGCTGTTGCAACGGGATCTAATTGGTTTTTAgatcacatctcccccccccccaagaatcctgtgaattgtttgttaagggtactaagAACTGAAACTCTTTGAGGCGTCTCCAAACACTCTAAGCACCCCtgccagactacagttcccaaaactCTTTGGCAGTGGGACATGACTATTAAATTGAAAAATTAAACTATGGCTTAGAAGCTTACTGTTAAGGCTGAAACTCAGCAGAaactgaggtccccccccccagcagtagCCACACACAACTTTCCCCCAAATCTCACATAAATCAGATAGCTGACTTCCTCTATAGTGCAAAGGCACTttgccatttaaaacaaaattgcaaGTATTAGAATTTATCTTCTCAGCACACTTTAAAAGCCAGAGTGGATAAATAACTTCATGCAACAGTGCAGATATGGTGAATCCTCCTACATTATGGATAAAATGCCACAAAACCATGTGATGCACTTGTTAACAAtattttttcttccctccccacttccatACAATCTCAAGGTCTTGAAGCAGAGCACCATATTTTCCCCTTAGTCGCCTAATGAACTTCATGGTCTAAAagggtctaggacaggcatccccaaacttcggccctccagattttttggactacaattcccatcttccccgaccactggtcctgttagcttgggatcatgggagttgtaggccaaaacatctggagggccgcagtttggggatgcctggtctagaacatgTATTGTGTATCCTTGATCCAAAAGAAACAATTTCACAAGCCTATATGTAGTCAAGCATCTATTGTAGGAtcagagaacctgtggcccttcaaatgttgttaaactcccgtcagccccagccagcaaggtcacagattatgggagttggagttcaacaacatttgttcCTTGGTCATGTGTGGAAAATCACATGTCAGCTTGTACATGATTCCTGTATCCACAGGACCTGAATGTGAACTTGTAGGGTAAGCCATGCACTCATTAAGAGAGAAGCGTCAGAAACACCATCAAGAATATTTGCTTTGCCATGTGAGGTGTTTTgtcccctttctttcttctttctttctttctaggtcAACCTTGACTTTAACACCAAAACATGTACCAGTCAGAGGATGAGTCACCCGACACTCAACACATTTGATGCTGCACAGACCAAAATCTATGCCCTGATGGAGCAAGACTGTTATCCACGCTTCCTGAGGTCCAACCTTTACTTAGATTTGCTCCACGGCAGACCTCACGGCTGTTCTGCTCTTAGAAGGAGATCACGCTCTTTTACCTTCAATGAGTTCAAAGATGCCCAGCCAGATTTTGCCATCTGGCTTTAAATAAATATTCTCCCTTGGACGTCCATCCGTTTGAGAACACCTTGGCAGGAGCAGCGGGGCATTGCCTTGAATGGCTTACATGAATGTAACTTCACCATTCCCATGGAATGGTGTCCAAGTTAACCTGCTGATGATCACATTGTGAAGTCTTCAGTGCTTAGCTTCAACCAGCGCATGAATGAGGAACAGCTTCATAACTGTCTTGGGTTCACTCTGCAGCAGTCAGATGCTACTAATACAGGGAGCACCATTTCATAATAAGGGCCTCATGATTTTAGAGCGCATGCACGCAGCATAATGGTTTAGATACAAATATGCATCTCACATGCAACAAGAGATGTCAAATTAAAGTAAGGAAATCTCTATTTCTTACAACGTAAACAGATTTTTGTAGGGGCAAAACAGACCTGCCCGAGAGGTGCCGGGTGGCCCTCATTTATTTGGAGAGGCACCAAATATTTTTGAGATGTGCTAGATGTAAAAATATTCACGctcaaccttgttgttgtttttaatgcagagAAGAGGATGTTTCAGCATAAGTGAAATGTTGCCATAGGACTAAATATTTACACAATTGCTTCTTGATACAGGATCATTTTGGGATGGTTCTGAATATGCAAAAAACAGAGAAAGGGGGAAGACTTTCTTTCCTGCTAAGGTTGAGGTAATCCAGATGTTTTTGTGTGAGACTGCAGCTTGACTCGGAGGAAGAGACTGAGTTCAGGCTTTGCAAGCATCTTAAGATGCTGGCTGTATTGCTGGAAATCTGATGTGAGAACAGTTGACTTTTACTGTCTGTTGGAGTGTTTAAGCTACATGTCCACCTACACTCaacttgtatatttgtaaataaatgcagTCTTTCCAAGCACCAATAAACCTCTAGAGACTCCTTCAAAAGGGAACCAAATCTAGGTAATCACTGTACCCCTAGAATTCCTCAATGTCCAAAGATGTGTGATGGGTACAAGACAGAAGCTACAACCACGATGACCCTGTGTCTATAAGCAGCTGTCTTTGAGATCCTTTCTTCCACACAACTGAATGGTTAGTGTTCACtcttctgggagggggggaaattcaTTACTTTGAGGGGACAATTTCCCATATAAAGTAAGAAATGCTCTTCGGTCTATCACTGAGGTAGGAGCCTATTGAAAGTATTGAATTTTCCCTTACGTCTGATTGAGGAAAAGAGCAGATCCTGTCCTCACTCATCTGTGTCTCAGTCagatttaagcagaggttggctgaccacctgtcatggatgttttagctgacccctgacacttggggtcccttccaacaactacaattctatggttctatgttccACTGAACTTAATGCAAGTATGGGGAACTCCATATATTATGACTCCagtcagccccagcaagcatgaccaatggccagaggtgatgggagttgtaattcagaaacatctggagggccaaagttccccCACGCCTGGCTTAATGGGAACAATGGGGAACTGAGCCAAAAATTACAGAAATAGCCCCATCCCTTCATAAGCACTGTGTCACTCTGAGTTTTACCTTTTGGCATCCCTGGTTTATCGCACTAGAGTGATACTTAGATATAGAATCCATGATATCTTGCTACCATATATATGGCcggagtggtgctgtgggttaaaccacagagtctagggcttgctgatcagaaggtcggtggttcgaatccctgcgacggggtgagctcccgttgctcggttccagctcctgcccacctagcagttcgaaagcacatcaaagtgcaagtagataaatagggaccgctccggcgggaaggtaaacagcatttccgtgcactgctctggtttgccagaagcagctttgtcaagctggccacatgacctggaagctgtctgcggacaaatgctggctccctcggcctatagagcgagatgagtgccgcaaccccagagtcggacacgactggacctgatggtcaggggcccctttacctttttaaaataagtttggGTTTTATACATAACCTGGACATTAGCATATGTCTTAATGAATGAATGATCTAAGTCTCAGTGAATAATAGGAATGCAGTCACACAAGGATTAAATTGGCCCACATGGGACAAATGCAGAGACATTGTCCTACTCTAAGttctatgccaataaaggagattgattgattgtgtgtcaAGACCCCGAGACCACCCCCTCGTTGatgaataagacacaaggacacgggTATTAgcttaatgttattgggcaaatttaggccacaactttattggttacagaatgtgagtggtattggcttaggcattggaattgacCTGACTATATTTGACTCCTGCCTGTCACTCAGGGAGTCctgtaagggtcaaccaccgTTAGGGGGAGCCCCTttgatgcaaaccaactcgagctcccccTGGGTTCCCGACGGGGTcttggcatggccctagccctgcCCTGGGCTTCAGACAAGATTTTCACCCccagaatcctttaacggaatacccttaagcttggaggggcaggtgatggccataCTTCACCTCCCACGCCATAAGATCAACCAAtacctaaccgccaaaccttacaaagttgtgacgattgctacggggtaggcaaaaaccaaatggcccatgccaagtggaaaaattcctaccaggcccctcaacgcaCGCCCCCAGCCAGCAGATAGGCTGGCTGGTGAATGATGTGGCCGGGAACCTCTGGGTGATGTGGGACGTCGTCCCCCACCCcagaggggagtgggtggccatGTGGTCCACCACAACTCCTTCCCACTGGGAAGTGGAGTGGATTTGATTGACTAGCTACGTAAGGAATGGGTAAAGGGAGAAACCACATTATGGCTGCGCTCCTAGAGAGTTGGGGTTAGTCCTATTGAACACAGCAGTATtttcttttgagtagacatgtatggatTGCACTTTTAGGAAGGTAAATAAATCTGGTGGGAGGATTGAGACTCAATAGCTTATGTTGCACaagaaatattttgttttattttccctcaGAAGACATTTCCAGAGCAATATAAGGATAATTTTGGCAGAGTCAGTCATAATGAAAGTAGATTGCTCTCACGTGAGTTGTAGTATTAGCTATAGTTGTATTCCCAGCAAGCTTAAATCTTTGTTCTCTAATTTTCAATATATATGTGACCCTTaaacatttaattaaaatacagcatctcaaaataaaaattatttgatccaacagatttttgggggtgggggtgtcacaaTTTAATGCAAAAGtaccctaattcacacttcccaaaccaaTACACACACCAAACACAGTTATTCTTCAGAGTTTACACTCCCCTGGATCCAACCAAAAAAAGCATATATTGGAGCAAAGtgagcacaaaaatgcacatcttGGTTAAAATAATATGCACATACAGCATATTGCAGTaactgcattcaaaaatgtgtctattatgcaaaattgcacacacacaaaagcaatttGGGGGGGACACATGCATTGAAACACATCTGAATTTTTGTGCAGAATTTTACAAAATGtccaaactgatgcagaaattggGCAGACCATTTAAGATCAGAAAAAGGAGGAGCAGAAATTGATAGGTCGTCCCACCTTAATCCACTGAGGGAttctcatcccttcttcccatATGCATAACCAAATATGGTCatctatttctctttctttttaaacaaaaaatattccAGCAGCTGATATGTCCTTGAAAGCAACTCGTTCTCATCTCATTCCTTTTCTCatttgtgtgtgagtgagtgtgttttaaaaaggaactcGTCAGTAACTAGGAGTATTAAAA
The genomic region above belongs to Zootoca vivipara chromosome 7, rZooViv1.1, whole genome shotgun sequence and contains:
- the RGS18 gene encoding regulator of G-protein signaling 18, which encodes MKTEKEKSEVYSEGTGKRKMENPLLLSPQLNPTSRVKSLYKVMKSLHKEGAKPDTKSRDQEKRNRLSLLLQKSELHPDAQLHKFEKFAMASSECPETVKKWGESFDELISQKGGLDAFTRFLKSEFSEENIEFWMACEDYKKNTEASQLSLKAKTIYETFIEKEAPKEVNLDFNTKTCTSQRMSHPTLNTFDAAQTKIYALMEQDCYPRFLRSNLYLDLLHGRPHGCSALRRRSRSFTFNEFKDAQPDFAIWL